The following coding sequences lie in one Mucilaginibacter sp. KACC 22773 genomic window:
- a CDS encoding ABC transporter ATP-binding protein, whose amino-acid sequence MKSLAVNIENLCFHYPGNSGVTYDGLNLRIAEGERFGLFGPNGAGKTTLMNLMTGLLVADKGTVELLGHKIGNKSKAVNKLFGFVPQDFSFYQELSPIENLDFFGAWYGLSRKQIAHRSAELLEILGLTDVSHKAVENFSGGMKRRVNLAIGVIHNPKILFLDEPTVGVDVQTRHAIIDYLKQLNKQGTTLIYTSHQLAEAEGLCEQIALVDKGEIVREGKLDSLLEEYGHQDLEELFLNLTGKDYRN is encoded by the coding sequence ATGAAATCCCTCGCCGTAAATATCGAAAACCTCTGTTTTCATTATCCGGGCAACTCGGGGGTGACTTACGACGGCCTAAATTTGAGGATTGCTGAAGGCGAGCGCTTTGGTTTGTTTGGGCCGAATGGCGCCGGTAAAACCACGCTCATGAATTTGATGACCGGCCTGCTGGTTGCCGATAAAGGCACGGTTGAATTGCTGGGGCATAAAATAGGCAACAAAAGCAAGGCTGTAAATAAGCTGTTTGGTTTTGTTCCGCAGGATTTTTCCTTTTACCAGGAACTTAGCCCGATAGAAAACCTGGATTTTTTTGGGGCCTGGTACGGCTTAAGCCGCAAACAGATAGCCCATCGTTCGGCTGAATTATTGGAGATATTGGGGCTTACAGATGTAAGCCACAAAGCCGTTGAAAATTTTTCGGGAGGAATGAAACGCCGGGTGAATTTGGCCATAGGGGTTATTCATAATCCGAAGATTTTGTTTTTGGATGAACCAACTGTTGGTGTGGATGTACAAACTCGCCACGCTATCATTGATTATTTAAAACAGCTGAATAAACAGGGCACCACGTTGATCTACACCTCGCACCAGTTAGCCGAAGCCGAGGGCCTGTGCGAGCAGATAGCCCTGGTTGATAAGGGCGAGATTGTTAGGGAAGGAAAACTGGATAGCTTGCTGGAAGAGTATGGCCACCAGGACCTGGAGGAACTGTTTTTAAATTTAACAGGAAAGGATTACCGGAACTAA
- a CDS encoding BtrH N-terminal domain-containing protein: MKIDFEHGQAAHCESGVTSNLLKKISNGKITEPLAFGIGAGLFFVYVPLIKINNGPAIAFRSMPGFIFNRTCKSLGIPVIQKKFSSKEKAEAALMESLEAGQPVGAQVGVYYLSYFPKEYRFHFNAHNLIVFGKEGDNYLISDPIMEHATTLTSYELERVRFAKGALAPKGQLYYPANQTEITDDQIRSAIKSGIKKNVFNMLSIPGPFAGVSGIKYTGNKIKRWRDKLGLKTAGLYLAQLVRMQEEIGTGGGGFRYIYAAFLQQANDYLPNPVLLQASEMFTQAGDMWRTAAVQAAGIYKGRIGSQEDFNVMGNYLLEIAEIEKKAFALLKNIKW; this comes from the coding sequence ATGAAGATTGATTTTGAACACGGACAAGCTGCACATTGCGAATCGGGGGTTACCAGTAATTTATTAAAAAAGATCTCGAACGGCAAAATAACCGAGCCTCTGGCTTTTGGTATTGGCGCCGGGCTGTTTTTTGTATACGTACCGCTAATAAAAATAAACAATGGGCCGGCAATTGCTTTTCGCTCTATGCCCGGCTTTATATTTAACCGTACCTGTAAATCACTGGGGATTCCGGTGATACAGAAAAAATTCAGTTCCAAAGAAAAGGCCGAGGCCGCTTTAATGGAAAGCCTTGAAGCCGGGCAGCCGGTTGGCGCACAGGTTGGGGTTTATTATTTATCTTATTTCCCTAAGGAATACCGCTTTCATTTTAATGCCCACAACCTTATTGTTTTTGGCAAGGAGGGGGATAATTACCTGATTAGCGATCCTATTATGGAACACGCTACAACGCTTACCAGCTATGAGCTGGAGCGCGTGCGTTTTGCCAAAGGGGCTTTGGCGCCAAAGGGACAATTATACTATCCTGCCAATCAAACGGAAATTACCGACGACCAGATCAGGAGTGCTATTAAAAGTGGCATCAAAAAGAATGTTTTCAACATGCTCTCTATCCCCGGCCCATTTGCCGGGGTAAGCGGGATAAAGTATACCGGCAACAAAATTAAGCGCTGGCGCGATAAGCTGGGCCTTAAAACCGCGGGCTTGTACCTGGCGCAATTAGTGCGTATGCAGGAAGAGATTGGTACAGGCGGCGGCGGGTTCAGGTACATTTATGCCGCGTTTTTACAACAGGCTAATGATTACCTGCCAAACCCGGTGTTGCTACAGGCGTCAGAAATGTTTACCCAGGCCGGCGATATGTGGCGAACAGCCGCCGTACAGGCCGCGGGTATTTACAAAGGCCGCATAGGCAGCCAGGAAGATTTTAATGTGATGGGCAACTATTTGTTAGAAATTGCCGAAATAGAAAAGAAAGCGTTTGCGCTGCTGAAAAATATTAAATGGTAA
- a CDS encoding beta-ketoacyl-ACP synthase III — protein sequence MSFNQVYINATAAFLPNEPVANDDMEQYLGYIDNKPSKSKKIVLRNNAITTRYYALDKNKKATHTNAEMTALAVKELFKNTDAKIEETDILSCGTSSPDQMMPSHGVMTHGWLPEAGPIEVVSPSGVCCAGMHALKYAYMAIKSGEARQAVAAGSERFSGLLVSDVFEEEAQKLKELTENPYIAFHKDFLRWMLSDGASAFLMTDKPNETGLSLRVDWIEGVSYANQMDACMYMGAEKQPDGSLKGFMDFTPEEIKNKSIFSVKQDIGLLSDNIVPLGGAKIKEIFERRGLTTLDIDHFLPHISSDFFRPKIYDMVEIYGGGIPYEKWFMNLYTVGNVGAASVYLMINELFHSGKLKVGEKILLLVPESSRFSYMYAMLTVV from the coding sequence ATGTCTTTTAATCAGGTTTATATAAACGCCACAGCTGCTTTTCTGCCCAACGAACCCGTTGCAAATGATGATATGGAGCAGTATCTGGGTTATATCGACAATAAACCCTCTAAATCAAAAAAAATAGTACTGCGCAATAATGCCATAACCACCCGGTATTATGCTTTAGATAAAAATAAAAAGGCTACGCATACCAATGCCGAGATGACTGCATTGGCCGTTAAGGAACTGTTTAAAAATACCGATGCTAAAATAGAAGAAACCGATATCCTATCATGCGGTACGTCATCGCCCGATCAAATGATGCCAAGCCACGGGGTAATGACGCATGGCTGGCTTCCCGAGGCAGGTCCGATTGAGGTGGTATCGCCATCGGGTGTTTGCTGCGCCGGGATGCATGCCCTTAAATATGCCTATATGGCCATTAAATCTGGCGAAGCCAGGCAGGCAGTGGCTGCCGGGTCCGAAAGATTTTCGGGCCTGCTGGTATCTGATGTGTTTGAAGAAGAAGCGCAAAAGCTAAAGGAACTTACCGAAAATCCGTATATCGCGTTTCATAAAGATTTTTTAAGGTGGATGCTTTCTGACGGGGCATCGGCATTTTTAATGACAGATAAGCCAAATGAAACAGGCCTGAGTTTGCGGGTTGACTGGATTGAAGGTGTATCATACGCCAACCAGATGGATGCCTGTATGTACATGGGGGCCGAAAAACAGCCGGATGGCAGCCTGAAAGGTTTTATGGACTTTACGCCCGAAGAGATTAAAAATAAATCCATCTTCAGTGTAAAGCAGGATATTGGTTTGCTGAGTGACAATATTGTGCCTTTGGGCGGAGCCAAGATTAAAGAGATTTTTGAACGACGTGGGTTAACCACCTTGGATATCGACCACTTTTTACCCCATATCTCCAGCGACTTTTTTAGGCCGAAAATTTATGATATGGTGGAGATTTACGGCGGCGGTATCCCTTACGAAAAATGGTTTATGAACCTTTATACCGTAGGTAACGTTGGCGCGGCATCTGTTTACCTGATGATTAATGAGCTGTTTCACAGCGGCAAACTAAAAGTTGGCGAAAAAATATTGTTGTTGGTGCCCGAAAGCTCCAGATTTTCATATATGTACGCTATGCTAACCGTTGTTTAA
- a CDS encoding SDR family oxidoreductase — MDKTKQFSGSWAVILGGSGGFGFGALQKLAAHGMNVAVLYRETSITEKPLKIKLRQIAEANGVTILPFNINALEQTGRDLFLKQFTEVAVHKHCVKLLLHSIARGNLKPLATESENADSTAVLSTDDIQATSYAMANSLLDWTRLLLNAGLFNADARIIGLTSDGAHKYWESYAAVSIAKASLESLAKYMAVEFSRFGLKTNLIQAGVTETASLKRIPGSDKLIELATANNPMGRLTKPADVANVIYMLCTDEAFWINGALIHVDGGEHCL; from the coding sequence ATGGATAAAACTAAACAGTTTTCGGGTTCATGGGCTGTAATTTTAGGGGGGTCTGGCGGCTTCGGGTTTGGGGCTTTGCAAAAGCTTGCCGCACATGGTATGAACGTAGCGGTTTTGTACCGTGAAACCTCCATTACCGAAAAACCACTCAAAATAAAACTTAGGCAGATTGCTGAAGCAAATGGGGTAACCATACTGCCGTTTAACATAAATGCGCTTGAACAAACCGGGCGCGATTTATTTTTAAAACAATTTACCGAAGTTGCTGTACATAAACATTGTGTTAAGTTATTACTGCATTCAATAGCCCGGGGCAATTTAAAACCGCTGGCTACCGAATCAGAAAACGCCGACAGCACTGCTGTTCTTTCAACTGACGATATACAAGCCACAAGCTATGCCATGGCCAATAGTTTACTTGACTGGACGAGACTGTTACTTAACGCCGGGCTTTTTAACGCCGATGCCCGTATTATAGGCCTTACCAGCGATGGGGCGCATAAATATTGGGAAAGCTACGCGGCGGTATCTATCGCCAAGGCATCGTTAGAAAGCCTTGCAAAATACATGGCTGTTGAATTCAGCCGTTTTGGTTTAAAAACCAATCTGATACAGGCCGGGGTTACCGAAACGGCATCATTAAAAAGAATACCGGGCAGCGATAAATTAATTGAACTGGCCACTGCAAACAACCCGATGGGCCGGTTAACAAAGCCCGCAGATGTTGCAAACGTAATATATATGCTTTGTACCGACGAAGCCTTTTGGATAAATGGTGCATTGATTCATGTTGACGGTGGCGAACATTGTTTGTAA
- a CDS encoding 3-hydroxyacyl-ACP dehydratase FabZ family protein, with the protein MNNHILNHLPYKSTFRFIDNITSLNENGVTGDFTLKQDAFFYEDHFEGNPVTPGVIITEIMAQIGLVVLGIFLIMKEPGNDFTSDTSLYPVLTSTDVSFYKMVLPGQKVTVISKKQYFRFGKLKCIVEMLNCEKEIVARGTFAGIIKHLDLK; encoded by the coding sequence ATGAATAACCATATACTTAATCATTTACCATACAAATCTACTTTCCGCTTTATTGATAACATTACATCATTAAATGAAAACGGGGTTACCGGCGATTTTACGCTTAAACAGGATGCCTTTTTTTATGAAGATCATTTTGAAGGTAATCCTGTAACACCCGGCGTTATCATTACCGAAATTATGGCCCAGATTGGTTTGGTTGTGCTGGGTATATTTTTGATTATGAAAGAGCCCGGCAATGATTTTACCAGCGATACATCGCTGTACCCGGTGCTTACCTCAACCGATGTTTCTTTTTACAAAATGGTTTTACCTGGCCAAAAGGTGACGGTTATTTCTAAAAAACAATATTTTCGTTTTGGTAAGTTAAAATGCATTGTGGAGATGCTGAACTGCGAAAAGGAAATTGTTGCAAGGGGTACATTTGCCGGCATTATTAAACATCTTGACTTAAAATGA
- a CDS encoding beta-ketoacyl-[acyl-carrier-protein] synthase family protein — protein sequence MSRRVVVTGMGVVSPNGIGISTFLEAIQNGVSGIKFQPLYEELKFSCHVAGKPDFVLEDLKTKNYISEVVFHGLKGTNIGYGLMAALDAWADAGLEYDTDEPRWETGCIFGNSVSDTEAMKNVITRVDNKEAKKLGSRVVEQAMNSGVTSYVSGRLGLGNKVITNSAACATGTQAILMGYETIKDGYAKRMLVGSSEYVDTYVFGSFDSMRVLSRKYNDQPEKASRPMSISAGGFVPGSGSAALVLEDLEFALARGAKIYAEVLGGSTNSGGQRMGGSMTAANPQGVIKCIEDSIVNSNISPNDIDLISGHLTATNADMQEIQNWCKALGRGGDDFPLMNSLKSMIGHCLSAAGSIEAVASILQMEHGFVHPNINLDDPNPEIGNYINLNRLPVSIVKKDINIVAKANFGFGDVNSCLIFSKFNPNDTTRDFN from the coding sequence ATGAGCAGGCGCGTTGTTGTTACAGGTATGGGGGTGGTATCGCCAAACGGCATCGGGATCAGCACGTTCCTTGAGGCTATACAAAACGGCGTGTCGGGCATTAAATTTCAGCCCTTGTATGAGGAATTGAAATTTAGCTGTCATGTTGCGGGCAAGCCCGATTTTGTACTGGAAGATCTTAAAACCAAAAACTACATATCCGAGGTTGTTTTTCACGGCCTTAAGGGCACCAATATTGGTTATGGCCTTATGGCCGCGCTTGATGCCTGGGCTGATGCCGGGCTGGAATATGATACCGACGAACCCCGTTGGGAAACCGGCTGCATTTTTGGCAACAGCGTATCTGATACAGAGGCCATGAAAAACGTAATAACCCGCGTTGATAACAAAGAAGCCAAAAAATTAGGCTCGCGTGTGGTGGAGCAAGCCATGAACAGCGGGGTTACCTCCTATGTATCGGGCCGTTTAGGATTGGGTAATAAAGTAATTACTAACTCGGCGGCATGCGCTACCGGCACACAGGCTATTTTAATGGGCTACGAAACCATTAAAGATGGCTACGCCAAACGAATGCTGGTTGGCAGCAGCGAATATGTTGACACCTATGTATTTGGCTCGTTTGATTCTATGCGTGTGTTATCCCGTAAATATAATGATCAGCCCGAAAAGGCATCAAGGCCGATGAGTATATCGGCGGGTGGCTTTGTACCGGGCTCCGGTTCGGCCGCCCTTGTTTTGGAAGACCTGGAATTTGCTTTGGCCAGGGGCGCAAAAATTTACGCCGAGGTTTTGGGCGGCTCAACCAATAGCGGCGGCCAGCGCATGGGCGGCTCCATGACGGCGGCTAACCCGCAGGGTGTTATCAAATGCATTGAAGATTCCATAGTCAACTCAAATATCAGCCCTAATGATATCGACCTCATCAGCGGCCACCTGACTGCCACCAATGCCGACATGCAGGAAATTCAAAACTGGTGCAAAGCGCTTGGCCGGGGCGGTGACGATTTCCCGCTGATGAATTCGCTTAAATCGATGATCGGCCATTGCTTAAGCGCGGCGGGGTCTATCGAAGCTGTGGCATCAATATTGCAAATGGAACATGGATTTGTTCACCCCAATATAAACCTGGATGATCCGAATCCCGAAATAGGCAACTACATCAATTTAAACCGTTTGCCTGTTTCGATAGTCAAAAAAGACATCAATATCGTTGCTAAAGCTAATTTTGGTTTCGGCGACGTCAATTCCTGCTTAATATTTTCTAAATTTAACCCTAATGACACGACAAGAGATTTTAATTGA
- a CDS encoding acyl carrier protein, which produces MTRQEILIELKKVLSPYTLDKEALAGIDENTDLIKDLKINSANLVDIIIDAETKYNIEIDYDAADKMVNVGGCIDVIEEKTNQQT; this is translated from the coding sequence ATGACACGACAAGAGATTTTAATTGAACTAAAAAAAGTTTTATCGCCATATACCCTTGATAAAGAAGCCCTGGCCGGCATAGACGAAAACACCGATCTTATTAAGGACCTGAAAATCAATTCGGCCAATCTTGTTGATATCATTATTGATGCGGAAACCAAATACAATATCGAAATAGATTACGATGCTGCTGATAAAATGGTGAACGTGGGCGGCTGTATTGATGTGATTGAAGAAAAGACTAACCAGCAAACATGA
- a CDS encoding 4'-phosphopantetheinyl transferase family protein: MTISAGNDIVDLQAIDTARTSDPRFYSKFITGPEIELRSLPELAGMPTEHFVWLLWSVKESVYKFEQRHNPDLVFSPSKIIVGHINPPLSTACADVACEAIEGEGFDMQLCYNSTIAFNGHTFYSRSIITNCYIVTVVNNSDNFGNMYWGVKPIDNSSPAYQSIQVRGFILKKLGPIFETGHLNIIKTPLGCPILYNGLTETTIPVSLAHHGRYVAYAFHLANAPDAVGHSIS; the protein is encoded by the coding sequence ATGACAATAAGCGCCGGTAATGATATTGTAGACCTCCAGGCCATCGACACCGCGCGGACAAGCGACCCCAGGTTTTACAGCAAATTCATTACCGGCCCCGAAATTGAATTACGCAGCCTGCCCGAACTGGCTGGAATGCCAACTGAGCATTTTGTGTGGCTTTTATGGTCGGTTAAAGAGTCGGTTTACAAATTTGAACAAAGGCATAACCCTGATCTTGTTTTTTCTCCCTCAAAAATTATTGTCGGGCATATTAATCCCCCTTTGAGTACGGCGTGTGCTGATGTTGCCTGCGAGGCAATTGAAGGCGAAGGCTTTGATATGCAGCTTTGTTATAACAGCACCATCGCTTTTAACGGGCATACATTTTATTCCCGGTCGATAATTACCAACTGTTATATCGTAACTGTGGTTAACAACAGCGATAATTTCGGGAATATGTATTGGGGTGTTAAGCCTATTGACAATAGCAGCCCCGCATATCAATCAATACAAGTACGCGGGTTTATACTAAAAAAACTCGGGCCTATTTTTGAAACAGGCCATCTGAATATCATTAAAACACCATTAGGCTGCCCAATTTTATATAATGGATTGACCGAAACAACTATACCTGTTTCACTGGCGCACCATGGGCGTTACGTAGCCTATGCATTCCATTTAGCCAATGCACCGGATGCTGTCGGGCACTCAATTAGCTAA
- a CDS encoding voltage-gated chloride channel family protein — MNDNLFTSEHFSIVKNLLRWTLIIIPIAIVIGSMVALFLWLLSWATHFRFAHTYLLYLLPVAGVVIHFIYKLAGKSAEKGNNLIIDEIHQPDCGVPKRMAPVVLLTTVITHLFGGSAGREGTAVQIGGSIAQAFAKWFKLNPADTRTILIAGIAAGFGAVFGTPVTGAIFAMEVLTIGRIQYNALLPCLMASIIGDVTVAAWGIHHTAYHIDVFANVPRWYATYTAFDFLLLGKIVLASVAFGLASYLFAYLVHGLKSFFAAIVPKPWLTPVLGGLIIIGLTILVGKPDYLGLGVDPEHTGAITIPSAFNAGGADTWSWLWKTIYTTVTLASGFKGGEVTPLFYIGATLGNTLSVLMDAPAGLFAALGFIAVFAGATNTPLACTFMGIELFGSQYALFFAVACFTAYFFSGHTGIYGSQRIGIAKTPGRYADAATLAEADKRRRGYMRQKLAKYRLRGK, encoded by the coding sequence ATGAACGATAACCTTTTTACGTCCGAACATTTTTCGATAGTGAAAAACCTGCTGAGGTGGACACTTATCATCATCCCCATTGCCATAGTTATCGGCAGTATGGTGGCTTTATTTTTATGGCTGCTGAGCTGGGCAACGCACTTCCGGTTTGCCCATACTTACCTTTTATATTTATTGCCTGTTGCCGGCGTTGTTATCCATTTCATATATAAACTGGCCGGAAAATCGGCCGAAAAGGGAAACAACCTCATTATTGACGAAATCCACCAGCCCGATTGCGGTGTGCCCAAACGGATGGCACCGGTAGTTTTGCTTACCACGGTTATCACCCATTTATTTGGCGGATCGGCCGGGCGCGAGGGTACGGCGGTACAAATTGGGGGCAGCATTGCGCAGGCCTTTGCTAAATGGTTTAAACTAAACCCGGCCGATACCCGCACCATACTTATTGCCGGCATAGCCGCGGGCTTTGGCGCTGTATTTGGCACACCTGTTACCGGGGCCATATTTGCTATGGAAGTTTTAACCATCGGCCGCATACAATACAATGCCTTGCTGCCCTGCTTAATGGCCAGTATTATTGGCGATGTTACTGTTGCCGCCTGGGGCATTCACCATACCGCTTACCATATTGATGTTTTTGCAAACGTGCCGCGCTGGTACGCTACTTATACGGCCTTTGATTTTTTATTGCTGGGTAAAATCGTTTTAGCTTCGGTAGCCTTTGGCCTGGCCAGTTACCTGTTTGCATACCTGGTGCATGGCTTAAAATCTTTTTTTGCAGCTATTGTTCCAAAACCCTGGCTTACCCCCGTCCTTGGCGGATTGATCATTATTGGCCTTACCATCCTGGTGGGCAAACCAGATTACCTGGGCCTCGGGGTCGACCCTGAACATACTGGCGCAATCACCATACCATCGGCATTTAACGCTGGTGGGGCCGATACCTGGAGCTGGCTTTGGAAAACCATTTATACAACCGTTACCCTTGCAAGCGGCTTTAAAGGCGGCGAGGTAACGCCATTGTTCTACATCGGGGCAACCCTGGGCAATACCTTATCGGTTTTAATGGATGCCCCGGCCGGCCTATTTGCTGCCCTGGGTTTTATAGCAGTATTTGCCGGCGCAACCAATACCCCCCTGGCCTGTACTTTTATGGGGATTGAGCTTTTTGGCAGCCAGTATGCGTTGTTTTTCGCGGTAGCTTGTTTTACGGCCTATTTTTTTAGCGGGCATACGGGCATTTATGGTTCGCAACGCATAGGCATTGCTAAAACACCGGGCCGCTACGCCGATGCTGCAACGCTGGCCGAGGCAGATAAACGCAGGCGAGGATATATGCGGCAGAAATTGGCAAAGTATAGGCTAAGGGGAAAATAG